In Planctomycetia bacterium, the DNA window GCCCGAGATAGTTGAGACTGAAAAAAGTAACTGCGACCAAAGCCACGAACGCACCGACGACGGCATACCGGTGCCGCAACAAGAACGCGAGCTGACGAAGATAGATCGCGTTCAGCCCACGGACCAACCGATTCTCCGGCCGGGGCTTCAAGCTCTTGAAGAAAATGCGACACAACGCCGGGCTCAATGTAATCGAAAGCAACAGGGCCGAGCCCAACGCGAGGGCGTAGGTGTCGGCCATCGGGCCGAAGATTTGTCCTTCCGGGCCCTTCATCGTGAAGAGGGGCAGCAGCGCGAAGATCATGATGAGGGTCGAGAAGAACAAGATCCGCTCGATCGAGCTCGCCGCCTTCTCGATCCGCTTTTCCAACGGCAAGTGCGGATCTTGGTTCGTCGCGATGAAGCGATACACGCACTCGACCATGATGATCGAAGAGTCGGCGATGATGCCGAAGTCGACGGCGCCGAGCGAAAGTAAGTTGGCCGATTGCCCGCGCAAATACAGGACCGCGAACGAGAACAAGAGCGATAGCGGAATGTTCACGGCGACGATCAGCGCGCTGCGCAAATCGTTGAGAAACACCAAGAGAATCAGCGTCACGAGCGTGAGCCCGACGAAGACGTTTTCCTTCACGGTCTCGGTCGTGCGGTCGATCAGCTCGGTTCGGTCGTTGAAGGTGACGAGCTTCACGCCGGGCAAAAGTTTTCCTTGCCGCTCGTTGAGCTCTTTCACTTTCGCTTCGACGGCGTGCAAGGCCGGAAGCGATTGTTCTCCTTTGCGAAGCAGAGCGATCCCTTCGACGACGTCGTCGTCGGTCCCCCAGACGCGGTTGCCGTTCGCGTCGCGCAAGTACTCATCGTCGGTTCCCTTTTTCGGCATCGCCACGGCGACCCGACCGAGCCTGGTCGAGCGTCCGACGACGACGCCGGCCTCGGCGAGGTCGAGATCGGAATCGGCGCGCCCCCCTTCGACCACTTCCCCGATCCGCACCGGAATGTTGTTGTTCGAGGCCAGCACGATCCGCCGAATCTCGTTCAAGCGGCGATCTTCTTCGCTGCGCAACAGGTTGGCCGCGCGCAGCGGATCGCTCCAGTTGAGCACCGTACGCACGGGATCTTGCCCGCCGCCGATCAATCCCAGGCCGCGCACCGCTTGCACGGTTTCGCCGAGCATCAGATAGTCGCCGCCGGCGTTGGCGTTGGAATTCTTCACCGCATCTTCCAACGTCGACAGCGAGATGCCGTATTTTCGCAGCCGCTCGGGATCGGGATGCACTTCGTAGCGCTTGATCTCGCCGCCGAAGCTGACGACGCTGCCGATTCCCGGAATGCGCCGCAGTTCGCGATCGAGCACCCAATCTTGCGTCGACTTCATATCCGAGAGCGTGTAGATCGGCCGGCCGTCGGCATCGCGAGGATTCGAGAGATAGTAACGATAGATTTCGCCGATCGGCGACGCTGGGTTCAACTGCGGCACGACGTTCGGCGGAAAGTTCACCATGCTCAAGCGATTCAAGACTTCGGTCTTCGCGCGATTCGGATCGATGCCGTATTCGAACTGATTGCGCACATGCGACAAGCCGAACAGCGATTTCGAGCGCGTGGTCGTCAGCCCCGGCATGCCCGCCAGGGCGACTTCCATCGGCACGGTCACTTGCCGTTCGATCTCTTCGGCCGAAGCGCCGGGAAATTGCGCGATGACTTCGACGATCGCCGGTGCGGGGTCGGGATACGCTTCGATGTTGATATTCACCAGCGCATGCGAACCGACCACGGCGATGGCGACGGCCAGCAGAATCACGACCAGCTTATTGTGAATCGCCCAGTGAATCAGACTATGAACCATGACGACACCGAGCCTAGAAGAGAGCCCCGACGGTTTCGGAGCGAAGAGAAGCGGCTACCGGCAAGACGAAGACGAAGATCGGTCGGAATGCACGGCGATCCGGTTACGGTCCCGACGAATTCTGCTGGGCCAAGCCGGTATCGTTGCTCGGATTCGCTAAGCCGAGCTCCTTCCAAGTGCTTTCCAGAATCACGATGCCGGACGATACGACCCGTTGGCCCGGCTGCAAAACGGTGAAGCCGCGCTGGCGTTCGTCGTCGGTGAGCTGCGTCCGCAAGTGGACGAACGAGCGACCTCGATAGCTCACGGCGACCAACTTGCGCGAGAATTCGTTGCTCGCTTCTCCACCGACCACATACAGCACGCCTCCTTCGCCGGAGTCGATCACGGCGACCGCAGGAACGATGATCTCTCCTTGGCGCGGCAGCAATTCGACGAGCGCCGAAATGAATTGCCCGGCCATGTACTTGCCGTTCGGGTTGTCGACCCAACCGACGAGCTGCGCCGTGTGTTGCACCGGGTCGATGATCTTTCCGGCCAGCTCGAACGTGCCCGTCAGCGGCGCGGCTTCCGGCTCGGCGGTCAGCGCGATGCGCCATTTCCGCATCTCCGGCGGGAGCGCGATGATGCCGGGCAGGTCTTCTTCATAGACGTTGGCGACGACCATTAAGCGGCGAATGTCGCCGATCTTAAACAGATCGAGACTCGCATCGACGATCTCGCCGATGGTGATGTTCTTTTCGAGGATCACGCCTTGAAACGGAGCCCGCACTTGCAGCTCGGCCCAACCTTCGCGCAAATCCGACGCCGATTGCTGCGCCGCTCCTTCGCCGTGCAGCCGCTCGGCCTCGCGACGAATGGCGGCGACTTCCGCTTCGGAAAGCTGCCACGAACGGAGCGTGCGCTCGCCGTTCTGAACGCTGATCAGCGCTCCTTCGTAGGCCCGTTGCGCGTCGCGTAAGACATGCTCCGAGACTTCGCCGGGGCGCAAGGTCTTCAACCGATCCAGCGTCGCTTTGCTCAGGTTGAATTGCGAATACGAATCGAGCAGCTCGCTTTTCTTTTGGCCGATCTCCTTGCTCCAGATCACGGCGAGCGTTTGATCTTTCTCGACCTCGTCGCCGAATTGCAACGGCCGATCCGGCTTGCCGTCCGGTCCGCGATGCATTCCGAGCGACATGATATGGCCGTCGAACCGAGAATGGATTCGAGCCAAGCGATTGGAGTCGAGCATCAGCGAGCCGGGGAGCTTCAACGGATGCGAATTCGGCACCTTCTCGACCTTCGCGATCCGGACGCCGAGCCGGTCGACGATCTCTTCCGGCATGTACACCGTGTCGGGATGCCCGGCCAAGAGGCGAGCTTCTTCCTTCGGCGCCGAAGATGCTGCAACGGTTGCCGGTTGCGGCGCAGCTTTCGCCGCAGAACCGGCTACGATGCGACCGCGAGCGTAGTACCCAGCACCGATGCCGACCGCTAAACAGACGGCGACCAGGGCGAGCGATTTCGATTTTGCGAGCATGAATCAACCGCGTCGAGTGCCGAGGTGCGAGCAAAGAAAACGGACATGCTCTTAATACGGCAATTCTACTGCGACAGATCGACGCGAACGCCTCCGGCTAATAACGATTACCGACTTGTAACTAGCGCCAAGTCAAAATAACCGTTTAGTAAGCGGAAACCAACATGCTCGATAGCATTCTCTCAACCAAGCCTGCGACCGACTACGGAAACTGCTCCTGTTGCAGCAATCCGGAGATGATCGCGGCCGAGGTCCAACGTGCTTCTTCCGCTTCGATATAGCCGAGATCGGCCTCGATGAGCGTCCGTTGCGATTGCAGCAACCGAAGGAAATCGGTCTGCCCCTGTTCGAACAGGCTCCGGTTCACACGAAACACTTCTTGGGCTTTCGGCAGGATCCGTTCGCGATAAATTCGTGCTCGTTCGACGGCGGGGATATACGTGCCGAGGGCGTCGGCCGTTTGTTGCGAGAGTTCGTTCTCGGTCCGTTGCAGAGCGGCTACGGCGCGAACGGTGTCGGCACGCGCGGAACGG includes these proteins:
- a CDS encoding efflux RND transporter permease subunit yields the protein MVHSLIHWAIHNKLVVILLAVAIAVVGSHALVNINIEAYPDPAPAIVEVIAQFPGASAEEIERQVTVPMEVALAGMPGLTTTRSKSLFGLSHVRNQFEYGIDPNRAKTEVLNRLSMVNFPPNVVPQLNPASPIGEIYRYYLSNPRDADGRPIYTLSDMKSTQDWVLDRELRRIPGIGSVVSFGGEIKRYEVHPDPERLRKYGISLSTLEDAVKNSNANAGGDYLMLGETVQAVRGLGLIGGGQDPVRTVLNWSDPLRAANLLRSEEDRRLNEIRRIVLASNNNIPVRIGEVVEGGRADSDLDLAEAGVVVGRSTRLGRVAVAMPKKGTDDEYLRDANGNRVWGTDDDVVEGIALLRKGEQSLPALHAVEAKVKELNERQGKLLPGVKLVTFNDRTELIDRTTETVKENVFVGLTLVTLILLVFLNDLRSALIVAVNIPLSLLFSFAVLYLRGQSANLLSLGAVDFGIIADSSIIMVECVYRFIATNQDPHLPLEKRIEKAASSIERILFFSTLIMIFALLPLFTMKGPEGQIFGPMADTYALALGSALLLSITLSPALCRIFFKSLKPRPENRLVRGLNAIYLRQLAFLLRHRYAVVGAFVALVAVTFFSLNYLGREFMPALEEGNIYVRGTFPVNVSLTEVNDKAKIAREIMQKYPEIKGVLSQLGRPDDGTDPTGFYNAELFAPLLSQEDWPLVKAESGWRRWLGTQSRHRSKNELIAEMNDELKRAIPGVDWSFSQAIRDNVLETLSGVKGENSIKIIGSDLTELQQLADETKRRLMTVPGIENVGIFSIKGQTNLEFAIDSEKCARWNVSTADVQDVIQTAVAGKSLSKIVEGERSFDLTLRWPRRLRSSAEEILQIPVDVVRNQVKDIARSASGQGNDDLAISPIGSSRSQPSLAGNAFNSPTAYLDLVPRRRLGDLVSPVNEEGLPDVKGSMVRSAASTIYREEGKRLIAVSFSVRGRDLASAVSEAQAKTASLYKAPIEVEWSGEFQEMQEAGHRLAIVVSLALMLILVLLYLALRSLLDAFVVLTNVLVMCIGGVWALLLSGETFNISAGVGFISILGVGTMSALLFISRYNMLRAHGHSLAEALKLGTEALIRPQCMTALTAILGLLPAAVSTKIGSETQRPLAIVVVGGMLTTLLLTNLIPVLYSFYGKRTPPEGSGEFAH
- a CDS encoding efflux RND transporter periplasmic adaptor subunit, with protein sequence MLAKSKSLALVAVCLAVGIGAGYYARGRIVAGSAAKAAPQPATVAASSAPKEEARLLAGHPDTVYMPEEIVDRLGVRIAKVEKVPNSHPLKLPGSLMLDSNRLARIHSRFDGHIMSLGMHRGPDGKPDRPLQFGDEVEKDQTLAVIWSKEIGQKKSELLDSYSQFNLSKATLDRLKTLRPGEVSEHVLRDAQRAYEGALISVQNGERTLRSWQLSEAEVAAIRREAERLHGEGAAQQSASDLREGWAELQVRAPFQGVILEKNITIGEIVDASLDLFKIGDIRRLMVVANVYEEDLPGIIALPPEMRKWRIALTAEPEAAPLTGTFELAGKIIDPVQHTAQLVGWVDNPNGKYMAGQFISALVELLPRQGEIIVPAVAVIDSGEGGVLYVVGGEASNEFSRKLVAVSYRGRSFVHLRTQLTDDERQRGFTVLQPGQRVVSSGIVILESTWKELGLANPSNDTGLAQQNSSGP